A single Stutzerimonas stutzeri DNA region contains:
- the erpA gene encoding iron-sulfur cluster insertion protein ErpA: MSVESFTPTAIQFSQGAASKVKSLVDEEGNPRLKLRVFVTGGGCSGFQYGFTFDEDLAEDDTIIEREGVSLVVDPMSYQYLAGAEVDYQEGLEGSRFVIKNPNATTTCGCGQSFSI, translated from the coding sequence ATGAGTGTCGAATCCTTCACGCCCACCGCGATTCAGTTCAGTCAGGGTGCCGCGAGCAAGGTGAAGAGTCTGGTCGATGAAGAGGGGAATCCGCGGCTCAAGCTGCGTGTTTTCGTCACGGGCGGCGGTTGCTCTGGTTTCCAGTATGGCTTTACCTTCGACGAGGACCTAGCCGAGGATGACACCATCATCGAGCGCGAAGGGGTCAGCCTTGTAGTAGATCCGATGAGCTATCAATACCTTGCGGGCGCCGAGGTCGATTACCAGGAAGGGCTGGAAGGTTCTCGCTTCGTCATCAAGAATCCGAATGCGACCACGACTTGCGGTTGCGGCCAGTCCTTCTCGATCTGA
- a CDS encoding anhydro-N-acetylmuramic acid kinase, which yields MPRYIGVMSGTSLDGLDFALIEQGERTTLLATHYEPMPSRLKQDLLELCASGPDELARAAMAEQAWAELASSGIHKLLGKTKTDASTIRAIGSHGQTVRHEPQRGFTIQIGNPSLLAELTSISVVTDFRRRDMAAGGQGAPLVPAFHEAVFGDAARVRAVLNIGGFSNLSLLSPGKATRGFDCGPGNVLLDAWIQRHHDRPYDRNGDWASSGRVDTELLATLLSDNFFATQGPKSTGRELFNLSWLDARLASYPGVPPEDVQATLLELTARSICDSLSATQPETQDVLVCGGGAHNVALMNRLQVLMPACRVTSTADSGIEPDWIEAMAFAWLAHCCIEGIAANRPEVTGARGPRVLGAIYPA from the coding sequence ATGCCGCGTTATATCGGGGTCATGTCAGGTACCAGTCTGGACGGCCTCGACTTTGCCCTGATCGAGCAGGGCGAGCGAACGACCTTGCTCGCCACTCATTACGAGCCGATGCCTTCACGGCTCAAGCAGGACTTGCTGGAGCTGTGCGCCAGCGGCCCGGACGAGCTGGCTCGGGCTGCGATGGCTGAACAGGCCTGGGCTGAACTGGCCAGCAGCGGGATACATAAACTGCTCGGCAAGACGAAGACCGACGCATCAACCATCCGCGCTATCGGCAGCCATGGGCAGACGGTGCGGCATGAACCACAGCGCGGCTTCACCATCCAGATCGGGAACCCCTCATTGCTGGCGGAGTTGACCAGCATCAGCGTAGTGACCGATTTTCGTCGGCGCGACATGGCCGCTGGCGGCCAAGGCGCGCCCCTGGTGCCCGCGTTCCATGAGGCGGTCTTCGGCGACGCAGCGCGGGTCAGGGCAGTGCTCAACATCGGCGGGTTCAGCAACCTCAGCCTGCTTAGCCCCGGCAAAGCGACGCGTGGCTTCGACTGCGGGCCAGGCAACGTACTGCTCGACGCCTGGATTCAACGCCATCACGATCGTCCGTACGATCGAAACGGGGATTGGGCTTCGAGCGGCCGCGTCGACACCGAGCTGCTGGCAACGCTGCTCAGCGATAACTTCTTCGCCACCCAGGGTCCGAAGAGTACCGGGCGGGAGCTGTTCAACCTGTCCTGGCTGGATGCCCGCCTTGCCTCGTATCCTGGCGTGCCCCCCGAAGACGTTCAGGCCACGTTGCTGGAACTGACGGCTCGCAGTATTTGCGATTCGCTGTCTGCCACCCAACCGGAAACCCAGGATGTGCTGGTTTGCGGCGGCGGCGCGCACAACGTCGCGCTGATGAACCGACTTCAGGTCCTGATGCCGGCTTGCCGCGTGACCAGCACTGCCGATTCCGGAATAGAGCCAGACTGGATAGAAGCCATGGCATTCGCCTGGCTGGCGCATTGCTGCATCGAGGGCATCGCAGCCAACCGACCAGAAGTGACTGGGGCTCGTGGGCCGCGCGTTCTGGGCGCAATCTACCCCGCCTGA
- a CDS encoding OapA family protein: MTYSKSKAPLYPKSHLLAASGVAALLSLALLVFPSREVEAKKTFLDLRLDTTAELATVSEEPHASDALDTPFTSIENAGEPEAQVALPAQEDEEVVEAKPLSKEVVVANGDTLSTVFAKVGLPQSTVHEVLTSSKEAKQLARLKVGQRLEFELDEQGNLAQLRSPLNKLESVHLERSDSGYVFKKEQLKPDVNTAYAFGQIESSLFLAAKRAGLSHNLTMDLANVFGYDIDFAMDIRKGDSFEVVYEQKTIGGEKVGTGNILAARFINRGKSYTAVRYTNKQGTSSYYTADGKSMRKAFIRTPVDFARISSRFSNGRKHPILNKIRAHKGVDYAAPRGTPIKAAGDGKVLLAGRKGGYGNTVVLQHGNRYRTLYAHMQGFAKGVRNGSSVKQGQIIGYIGTTGLSTGPHLHYEFQVDGVHVDPLGLKLPMADPIAKNEQQRFMQLSKPLMARMDEERATMLAMKNE, encoded by the coding sequence ATGACCTATTCAAAATCGAAAGCACCTCTCTACCCGAAGAGCCATCTCCTGGCTGCAAGCGGTGTAGCTGCGCTTCTGAGCCTGGCACTTCTTGTCTTTCCATCTCGAGAAGTCGAAGCGAAAAAAACCTTTCTCGATCTTCGTCTCGATACCACCGCAGAGCTCGCAACCGTAAGTGAAGAACCTCACGCAAGCGATGCCTTGGACACGCCATTCACTTCGATCGAAAACGCAGGCGAACCCGAGGCTCAAGTAGCCCTGCCCGCGCAGGAAGACGAAGAAGTCGTCGAAGCAAAGCCTCTCTCGAAAGAGGTGGTCGTTGCCAATGGGGATACGCTATCGACGGTATTTGCAAAAGTGGGCCTGCCTCAATCCACCGTTCACGAAGTACTGACCAGCAGCAAGGAAGCAAAACAACTCGCGCGTCTGAAAGTCGGCCAGCGCCTTGAGTTCGAACTGGATGAGCAAGGTAACCTGGCGCAGCTTCGCAGCCCTCTGAACAAGCTGGAAAGCGTTCACCTGGAGCGATCCGACTCAGGCTACGTGTTCAAGAAGGAACAGCTCAAGCCGGACGTCAACACCGCCTACGCCTTCGGGCAGATTGAGAGCAGCCTGTTCCTGGCCGCCAAACGTGCAGGCCTCAGCCATAACCTCACGATGGACCTGGCTAACGTCTTCGGCTACGACATCGACTTCGCCATGGATATACGTAAAGGCGATTCGTTCGAGGTCGTCTACGAGCAGAAGACCATTGGCGGTGAAAAGGTAGGAACCGGCAACATCCTCGCGGCTCGCTTCATTAATCGGGGCAAAAGCTATACCGCCGTCCGTTATACCAACAAGCAGGGCACCAGCAGCTACTACACCGCCGATGGCAAAAGCATGCGCAAGGCGTTCATTCGCACGCCCGTGGATTTCGCCCGCATCAGCTCCCGCTTTTCAAACGGTCGCAAGCATCCGATTCTGAACAAGATCCGCGCCCACAAGGGTGTGGACTACGCCGCGCCACGGGGTACGCCGATCAAGGCCGCGGGTGACGGCAAGGTCCTCCTAGCGGGGCGCAAGGGCGGATACGGCAATACCGTAGTGCTTCAGCATGGCAACCGCTACCGCACGCTTTATGCCCATATGCAGGGCTTCGCCAAAGGCGTGCGCAACGGCTCGTCGGTCAAGCAAGGTCAGATCATCGGCTATATCGGTACCACAGGCTTGTCGACCGGCCCGCATCTGCATTATGAGTTTCAGGTCGATGGGGTGCATGTCGATCCGCTGGGCCTGAAACTTCCCATGGCAGACCCCATTGCAAAGAACGAGCAACAGCGTTTCATGCAGCTGAGCAAACCCCTGATGGCGCGCATGGATGAAGAGCGCGCGACCATGTTGGCGATGAAGAACGAGTAA
- the tyrS gene encoding tyrosine--tRNA ligase, with protein MKSVQEQLSVIKRGADEVLVEAELVNKLERGLPLRIKAGFDPTAPDLHLGHTVLINKLRQFQDLGHQVIFLIGDFTGMIGDPSGKSATRPPLTRDQVLENAETYKNQVFKILDPAKTEVAFNSSWMDQLTPSDFIRLASQYTVARMLERDDFSKRYSTNQPIAIHEFLYPLVQGYDSVALKADVELGGTDQKFNLLMGRELQRSYGQESQCIVTMPLLEGLDGVKKMSKSLGNYVGIQEAPGVMYSKLVSIPDALMWRYFELLSFRDMAEIEAFQADVARGANPRDIKIKLAEEIVARFHGEEAAATAHRSAGNRMKEGELPEDIPEIELRASEDMPISAVLNRAGLVKNAAVARDLLASGGVRVDGEVVDRGFVVKLGSTHVCQAGKKAFGRISLKAE; from the coding sequence ATGAAGTCGGTTCAAGAGCAGTTGTCGGTGATCAAGCGGGGCGCTGACGAAGTGCTCGTCGAGGCGGAGCTGGTCAACAAGCTCGAGCGCGGCCTGCCGCTGCGCATCAAGGCCGGTTTCGACCCGACTGCTCCGGATCTTCATCTTGGGCACACGGTGCTTATAAATAAGCTGCGACAGTTCCAGGATCTTGGGCACCAGGTGATCTTCCTTATAGGGGATTTCACCGGGATGATTGGTGATCCAAGTGGCAAGAGCGCGACGCGGCCACCACTGACTCGCGATCAAGTGCTGGAAAATGCCGAGACCTACAAGAATCAGGTGTTCAAGATTCTTGACCCAGCCAAGACCGAAGTCGCTTTCAATTCCTCCTGGATGGATCAACTGACGCCCTCTGACTTCATTCGTCTGGCCTCCCAGTACACTGTGGCTCGCATGCTGGAGCGCGATGACTTCAGCAAGCGTTACTCGACCAATCAGCCGATCGCGATTCATGAGTTTCTCTATCCCCTAGTTCAGGGGTATGACTCCGTTGCATTGAAAGCGGATGTAGAGCTCGGCGGCACGGACCAGAAGTTCAATCTGCTGATGGGGCGCGAGCTACAGCGTTCTTACGGCCAGGAATCGCAATGCATTGTCACCATGCCGCTCCTTGAAGGGCTGGACGGTGTGAAGAAGATGTCCAAGTCGCTTGGTAACTATGTCGGTATCCAGGAGGCGCCGGGCGTGATGTACAGCAAGCTGGTGTCTATCCCGGACGCGCTGATGTGGCGTTACTTCGAGCTGTTGAGCTTCCGTGATATGGCGGAAATCGAAGCATTCCAGGCGGACGTGGCGCGTGGTGCGAATCCGCGTGACATCAAGATCAAGCTCGCCGAGGAAATCGTGGCTCGTTTCCATGGCGAGGAGGCTGCAGCGACGGCTCACCGCTCAGCCGGCAATAGAATGAAAGAAGGCGAGCTGCCTGAGGATATCCCCGAGATCGAGCTGCGCGCCTCAGAAGATATGCCCATTTCCGCGGTGTTGAACAGGGCTGGCCTGGTAAAGAACGCGGCCGTGGCGCGTGATCTGCTGGCCTCGGGCGGGGTGCGGGTGGATGGAGAGGTGGTAGACCGCGGGTTTGTCGTCAAGCTCGGCAGTACGCATGTATGCCAGGCGGGCAAGAAGGCCTTCGGGCGCATTTCGCTCAAGGCTGAATAA
- a CDS encoding SDR family NAD(P)-dependent oxidoreductase → MNNVVFITGATSGFGRATARRFAKAGWALVLTGRRQERLDALKDELSNAAPVHIAALDVRDAGAVKQVVADLPDGFREIRTLVNNAGLALAPEPAQQVALEDWHTMIDTNVTGLVNVTHALLPRLIDTGKGSSIISIGSVAGHWPYPGGHVYGATKAFVEQFGYNLRCDLLGTGVRVTDIAPGMAETEFTLVRTKGNQQASDKLYRGTTPLTAEDIAEQIFYVATLPDHININRLELMPTRQAWSPFNIDRDK, encoded by the coding sequence ATGAATAACGTGGTCTTCATCACGGGTGCAACATCCGGCTTCGGCCGCGCCACCGCTCGCCGCTTCGCCAAGGCCGGCTGGGCCCTGGTGTTGACTGGCCGACGCCAGGAACGGCTTGATGCGCTCAAGGATGAGCTGTCGAACGCAGCCCCCGTGCATATTGCGGCACTGGACGTACGCGATGCCGGGGCGGTGAAACAAGTGGTGGCCGACCTTCCCGACGGTTTTCGTGAAATAAGAACGCTTGTCAACAATGCAGGCCTGGCACTAGCGCCAGAGCCCGCGCAGCAGGTCGCGCTGGAAGACTGGCATACCATGATCGATACCAACGTCACCGGGCTGGTCAATGTGACCCATGCGTTACTGCCGCGCCTAATCGATACGGGCAAGGGTTCTAGCATCATCAGCATCGGCTCCGTGGCGGGCCACTGGCCTTATCCGGGCGGACACGTTTACGGCGCGACCAAAGCGTTCGTCGAGCAGTTCGGCTACAACCTGCGGTGCGACCTGCTCGGTACGGGCGTCCGGGTCACCGACATCGCACCAGGCATGGCGGAGACCGAATTTACCCTCGTCCGCACCAAGGGCAACCAACAGGCGTCGGACAAACTCTACCGCGGAACGACACCCCTCACCGCCGAAGACATCGCCGAGCAGATTTTCTACGTCGCGACCCTCCCGGACCACATCAACATCAACCGTCTGGAATTGATGCCGACCCGCCAGGCATGGTCACCCTTCAATATCGACCGGGACAAATAG
- a CDS encoding amino acid ABC transporter ATP-binding protein yields the protein MSDVPAVRIERLSKSFDGVEVLRDIELTVNKGEVVSVLGSSGSGKSTMLRCINWLEEPDRGTIHIAGERIGIDEDGRKMRNKALAALRARTGMVFQGFNLWPHFTVLQNVMESPVQVKGMRKDEARAQAMALLEKVGMEHKADAYPYTLSGGQKQRVAIARALAMSPEVMLFDEPTSALDPERVGEVLQVMKTLSAEGYTMIVVTHEMEFARAVSDQVVFLEKGRIIEKADPETFFTNPSTDRVRRFLELA from the coding sequence ATGTCTGATGTCCCGGCGGTGCGCATCGAGCGCCTGTCCAAAAGCTTCGATGGCGTGGAGGTATTGCGCGACATCGAACTGACCGTGAACAAGGGCGAGGTGGTGAGCGTGCTTGGCTCGTCCGGCTCGGGGAAATCCACGATGCTGCGCTGCATCAACTGGCTGGAAGAGCCCGACCGCGGCACCATCCACATCGCCGGCGAACGTATCGGGATTGATGAGGATGGTCGAAAGATGCGCAACAAGGCGCTGGCCGCCCTGCGTGCGCGCACCGGTATGGTGTTCCAGGGCTTCAATCTGTGGCCGCATTTCACCGTACTGCAGAACGTCATGGAGTCCCCGGTGCAGGTCAAAGGCATGCGAAAGGACGAAGCACGCGCCCAGGCGATGGCATTGCTGGAAAAAGTCGGAATGGAGCACAAGGCCGACGCTTATCCCTACACCCTGTCCGGCGGGCAGAAGCAGCGTGTGGCAATCGCCCGTGCGTTGGCCATGAGCCCCGAGGTGATGCTGTTCGACGAGCCAACCTCGGCCCTCGATCCTGAGCGAGTCGGCGAGGTGCTACAGGTTATGAAGACCCTCTCGGCAGAGGGCTACACCATGATCGTCGTTACCCACGAAATGGAATTCGCACGGGCAGTCTCGGATCAGGTGGTGTTTCTCGAGAAAGGCCGAATCATCGAAAAGGCTGATCCGGAGACGTTCTTCACCAACCCTTCGACCGACCGTGTGCGGCGTTTTCTCGAGCTGGCATGA
- a CDS encoding amino acid ABC transporter permease: MNEWAIIWDARQAFLDGFLTTLLLFGLAVTVAFAMGCLFAFWLERRNPFTWLLRGFIDCMRMLPFLILAYLLYYGLPSLGLRLDAWTAGLVALIVYYAAYFGEVLRGARLVLPEGQVEAAKAYGFTPFSLYRRIVLPQLVIKTRPLMGNLLILALKDTAFLTIITVRELTAAANSVQATYFIPMEAFVVVIALYWLISICLELALKWAGRFGAKRGFEHV; the protein is encoded by the coding sequence ATGAACGAATGGGCGATCATCTGGGACGCGCGACAGGCCTTTCTCGATGGCTTTTTAACCACCCTGCTACTGTTCGGTCTGGCGGTCACGGTCGCCTTCGCCATGGGATGCCTGTTCGCCTTCTGGCTGGAACGGCGCAACCCGTTCACATGGTTACTGCGTGGTTTCATCGACTGCATGCGCATGCTGCCCTTTTTGATCCTGGCTTACCTGCTCTACTACGGTCTGCCGAGTCTTGGCCTGCGGCTCGATGCCTGGACCGCCGGCCTGGTCGCGCTGATCGTCTACTACGCGGCCTACTTTGGCGAAGTACTGCGCGGCGCTCGGCTGGTACTGCCGGAAGGCCAGGTCGAAGCCGCGAAAGCCTACGGCTTCACGCCCTTCTCGCTGTACCGGCGCATCGTGTTGCCGCAGTTGGTGATCAAGACGCGTCCACTGATGGGTAACCTGCTGATCCTGGCGCTGAAAGACACCGCCTTTCTGACCATCATCACGGTTCGCGAACTGACCGCCGCAGCGAATTCGGTGCAAGCGACGTACTTCATTCCGATGGAAGCGTTCGTGGTGGTCATCGCGCTCTACTGGCTGATCAGCATCTGCCTGGAACTGGCGCTCAAGTGGGCTGGCCGGTTCGGCGCAAAACGAGGGTTCGAACATGTCTGA
- a CDS encoding amino acid ABC transporter permease → MNGQAWLLLLEGAWTTLWISGIAIAIGVVLGLGVALVRIARIPFIDQLLIVYVSLARATPLVTLVLFIFLTAPTLGMGLDRNTAAILALTLNTAAFNAEVWRAAFLSFSREQREAALACGMTGPVFLRRIMLPQMFTSSLPGLVNEMSFIIKSSPAIAVIGIVDLTRVTNRITAVTYEPLPPILAAALLYMLIIGVLIRLQARAERKANRLAM, encoded by the coding sequence ATGAACGGACAGGCCTGGTTGCTGCTGCTTGAGGGTGCCTGGACCACGTTGTGGATTTCGGGCATCGCCATAGCCATCGGTGTGGTACTGGGGCTCGGCGTAGCCTTGGTGCGTATCGCGCGGATACCTTTCATCGACCAATTGCTGATCGTCTACGTCAGCCTCGCCCGTGCGACGCCACTGGTCACGCTGGTGCTGTTTATCTTTCTCACTGCACCGACGCTGGGCATGGGCCTGGACCGTAACACCGCCGCGATACTCGCCCTCACGCTCAATACCGCCGCGTTCAACGCCGAGGTATGGCGCGCGGCCTTCCTCAGTTTTTCCCGGGAGCAACGTGAAGCGGCGCTGGCCTGCGGCATGACCGGGCCCGTGTTCTTGCGCCGTATCATGCTGCCGCAGATGTTCACCAGCAGCCTGCCAGGGCTGGTCAACGAGATGTCGTTCATCATCAAAAGCAGCCCGGCGATCGCGGTGATCGGGATCGTCGACCTGACCCGCGTGACCAACCGCATCACGGCGGTGACTTACGAGCCGTTGCCACCGATTCTCGCGGCGGCGCTGCTGTACATGCTTATCATTGGCGTGCTGATCCGCCTGCAGGCGCGTGCCGAGCGCAAAGCCAACCGATTGGCCATGTGA
- a CDS encoding transporter substrate-binding domain-containing protein, with protein sequence MTHSSKDSVAAKPRGMLRTLTLAGCVLSAAGAISAYAADLEDIKSRGYMTVATEDDYAPFNYIVDGKPEGFHKELLEDLKAYAKDHGFEVRQEILPWTGLLASVSSGQYDAAFTGALVTDDRLRVFDFTPPFASAQHFYAKRAGDDSLSDIASLCGKKAGVQAGSALLARLPELKKMMAAERCEMGDVVEYQSYPEAYADLANGRLDYVVNALISVNDLIKTRGDTFAKGIAVSGDGFAAWPVSKQSPELLAFFSGFMNHIRDNGRLAELQTKWFGEAFPNLPTEPIKSVEQFHSLAGMD encoded by the coding sequence ATGACGCATTCAAGCAAGGACTCGGTTGCCGCCAAACCTCGCGGCATGCTGCGCACCCTGACACTGGCCGGCTGCGTGCTGTCCGCCGCAGGGGCGATCAGCGCGTATGCGGCCGATCTGGAGGACATCAAGTCGCGTGGCTACATGACCGTCGCCACTGAGGACGATTACGCGCCGTTCAATTACATCGTCGATGGCAAACCGGAAGGCTTCCACAAGGAGCTGCTGGAGGATCTCAAGGCCTACGCAAAAGACCACGGCTTCGAGGTCCGCCAGGAAATACTGCCGTGGACCGGGCTGCTCGCCTCGGTATCGTCCGGGCAGTATGACGCGGCCTTCACCGGCGCACTGGTGACCGACGACCGCCTACGGGTGTTCGACTTCACGCCGCCGTTCGCCTCCGCACAGCACTTCTACGCCAAGCGCGCCGGCGACGACAGCCTATCGGACATCGCCAGCCTGTGCGGAAAAAAAGCGGGCGTACAGGCCGGTAGCGCCCTGCTGGCCCGTTTGCCCGAGCTGAAGAAGATGATGGCCGCCGAGCGATGCGAGATGGGTGATGTGGTGGAATACCAGTCCTACCCCGAAGCCTACGCCGACCTCGCCAATGGCCGACTGGATTACGTCGTCAATGCGCTGATCTCGGTGAACGACCTGATCAAGACCCGAGGGGATACCTTCGCCAAGGGCATCGCGGTGTCCGGCGACGGTTTCGCCGCGTGGCCGGTGTCAAAGCAGAGCCCGGAACTGCTGGCGTTCTTCAGCGGATTCATGAACCACATCCGCGACAACGGGCGGCTCGCCGAGCTACAGACCAAATGGTTCGGCGAAGCCTTCCCGAATCTACCCACGGAGCCGATCAAGAGCGTCGAACAGTTCCACTCGTTGGCCGGAATGGACTGA
- a CDS encoding PLP-dependent aminotransferase family protein — protein MIDHYIHLDFNRQRGLQEQLRETLVSAILGGGFPADEPLPSCRKLSQQLAVSRNTVALVYESLLDNGYLVSRPRSGYYLHPDYQSSESAEPPRMHEVHRSDAPFDSTRERAPDWGSRLKMQPSLKHGVLRPSNWTRFAYPFVYGQPIRELFPLERWREVSRSLLRGDRDPCWMNDRFDRDDDMLIEQLRTRVLPKRGIWARSDEVLVTLGSQNALYLLATLLMSKGVRVAMENPGFRDALSLFELRGADVQLQSVDEQGLVVDSRLHGCDYLYVTPGHQVPTGVAMSAARRTALLRQISQHDQVVIEDDYDAEFNLDHQAQPALKASDTSGRVIYMSSLSKAFSPGLRIGYLVADAELIDELRALRRLMYRHPPLNNQRMLAEFLAQGHYDAHLRRFRDEHRRRRDTLRLALDDALPSCQPMGSPGASAFWLRAPEGVDTQRLAWAAAQQGVLFEAGAQFFFNEAPPSHFMRLGFHAIDAARIGEGARVLGNVLDTL, from the coding sequence ATGATCGATCATTACATCCACCTGGACTTCAATCGGCAGCGAGGTTTGCAAGAGCAGCTGCGCGAAACCCTCGTCTCGGCAATTCTTGGTGGAGGCTTCCCGGCCGACGAACCGCTACCCTCCTGTCGCAAGCTTTCCCAGCAGTTGGCCGTGTCGCGCAATACGGTGGCGCTCGTCTATGAAAGCTTGCTGGACAATGGCTATCTGGTCAGCCGGCCGCGCAGCGGCTACTACCTGCATCCCGACTACCAGTCGAGCGAATCCGCCGAACCGCCACGAATGCATGAGGTACACAGGAGCGACGCGCCATTCGATTCCACCCGCGAGCGCGCACCAGATTGGGGCTCACGGCTGAAGATGCAGCCCAGCCTGAAACACGGCGTTCTGCGGCCGAGCAACTGGACGCGCTTTGCGTACCCCTTCGTCTACGGTCAGCCAATCCGCGAATTGTTCCCACTGGAGCGCTGGCGTGAAGTGTCGCGCTCGTTGCTGCGTGGGGACCGTGACCCTTGCTGGATGAACGATCGCTTCGACCGTGACGATGACATGCTCATTGAGCAGTTGCGCACCCGTGTCCTGCCCAAACGCGGAATCTGGGCGCGGTCCGACGAGGTGCTCGTCACGCTCGGCTCGCAGAATGCGCTCTATCTGCTCGCGACCTTGCTGATGAGCAAAGGCGTGCGGGTGGCGATGGAAAACCCCGGTTTTCGCGATGCGCTGAGTCTCTTCGAGTTGCGCGGCGCCGACGTACAGTTGCAATCGGTGGATGAGCAAGGGTTGGTGGTCGACAGTCGCCTGCATGGCTGCGACTACCTGTACGTCACCCCTGGCCACCAGGTGCCCACCGGGGTCGCGATGAGTGCTGCGCGGCGCACTGCGTTGTTGCGCCAGATCAGTCAGCATGACCAGGTGGTGATCGAGGACGACTACGACGCTGAGTTCAACCTCGACCACCAGGCCCAGCCCGCGCTCAAGGCGAGTGATACCAGCGGCCGGGTGATCTACATGAGCAGTCTGTCGAAGGCCTTTTCGCCAGGTCTGCGAATCGGCTATCTGGTGGCGGACGCTGAATTGATCGATGAATTGCGTGCGCTACGTCGCCTGATGTACCGCCATCCGCCACTGAACAACCAGCGCATGCTCGCGGAATTTCTTGCCCAGGGGCACTACGACGCCCACCTGCGGCGCTTTCGCGATGAGCATCGGCGCCGCCGTGACACGCTGCGCCTGGCGCTCGACGATGCGTTGCCGAGTTGCCAGCCGATGGGCAGCCCGGGCGCCAGCGCATTCTGGCTGCGGGCGCCGGAAGGCGTCGACACACAACGTCTGGCCTGGGCCGCTGCGCAGCAGGGCGTACTGTTCGAGGCGGGCGCTCAGTTCTTTTTCAACGAGGCACCGCCCAGCCACTTCATGCGCCTGGGCTTCCATGCCATCGACGCCGCGCGGATTGGCGAGGGCGCACGCGTATTGGGCAACGTGTTGGACACGCTATAG
- a CDS encoding aspartate aminotransferase family protein → MSTPVTNDYVRSLDRQHVFHSWSIQGTLDPLVIAGGEGCRLWDHDGNRYLDFSSQLVNTNVGHQHPKVIAAIKAQADSLCTVAPATANLMRGEAAKRILARAPDGFVKVFFTNAGADANENAMRMARQFTGRDKILSAYRSYHGSTGAAIVATGDPRRVPNEFARGHVHFFNPYLYRTEFHAHDEAEECVRALQHLRRVIECEGPGAIAAIILETIPGTAGVLVPPTGYLQGVRALCDEFGIVLIFDEVMAGFGRTGQWLALDNFGVAPDLITFAKGVNSGYVPAGGVMISQPIAEFFETRFFPGGLTYSGHPLAMAAIVATLDAMAEQGMVDNARQVGQEVLAPGLQHLANRHELIGEVRGLGLFWAIEFVSDRQRKTPLTAAVVARMKAAFQARGLLTFTVENRLHVVPPCIVTPAEASEALTILDDVIGDFSRRGAP, encoded by the coding sequence ATGAGCACGCCCGTCACCAACGACTACGTTCGTTCGCTGGACCGCCAGCACGTCTTTCACTCCTGGTCGATCCAGGGCACGCTCGACCCGCTGGTGATCGCGGGCGGCGAAGGTTGCCGCCTGTGGGACCACGACGGCAACCGCTATCTGGACTTCAGCAGTCAACTGGTCAATACCAACGTCGGCCACCAGCATCCGAAGGTCATCGCGGCTATCAAGGCACAGGCCGACAGCCTGTGCACCGTGGCGCCGGCAACCGCCAACCTGATGCGGGGCGAGGCGGCCAAGCGCATCCTCGCCCGCGCCCCGGATGGCTTCGTCAAGGTGTTCTTCACCAACGCTGGCGCGGACGCCAATGAAAACGCCATGCGCATGGCACGGCAATTCACCGGCCGCGACAAGATACTCTCGGCCTATCGCTCGTATCATGGCAGCACTGGCGCGGCCATCGTTGCCACCGGCGATCCGCGCCGCGTACCCAACGAGTTCGCACGCGGCCATGTACACTTTTTCAACCCCTACCTCTATCGCACCGAGTTCCACGCGCACGACGAGGCCGAAGAGTGCGTTCGCGCGTTGCAGCATCTGCGCCGTGTAATCGAGTGCGAAGGCCCAGGCGCGATCGCCGCGATCATTCTTGAGACGATCCCCGGCACCGCTGGCGTTCTGGTGCCGCCGACGGGCTATCTGCAAGGTGTGCGCGCGCTGTGCGATGAGTTCGGCATCGTACTCATCTTCGACGAGGTCATGGCGGGCTTCGGCCGCACCGGACAATGGCTGGCGCTGGACAATTTCGGCGTGGCACCCGACCTGATCACCTTTGCCAAGGGTGTCAATTCCGGTTACGTACCCGCAGGCGGCGTGATGATCTCGCAGCCGATCGCCGAGTTCTTCGAGACTCGCTTTTTCCCCGGTGGATTGACCTACTCCGGCCATCCCCTGGCCATGGCGGCTATCGTCGCCACGCTCGACGCAATGGCCGAGCAAGGCATGGTCGACAACGCCCGGCAGGTTGGCCAGGAGGTGCTCGCCCCTGGCTTGCAGCACCTCGCCAACCGCCACGAGCTGATTGGTGAGGTGCGTGGCCTCGGGCTGTTCTGGGCGATCGAGTTCGTCTCGGATAGGCAACGCAAGACGCCATTGACCGCCGCGGTAGTGGCCCGGATGAAAGCCGCTTTCCAGGCGCGCGGGTTGCTCACCTTTACGGTGGAGAACCGTCTGCACGTGGTGCCGCCCTGCATCGTCACGCCGGCGGAAGCGAGCGAAGCGCTGACGATCCTCGATGACGTGATCGGTGACTTCTCGCGACGGGGCGCCCCGTAG